In the genome of Photobacterium sp. TLY01, one region contains:
- the infB gene encoding translation initiation factor IF-2 — MSEVSIKALAEEIGTPIDRLLQQFADAGISKKAEDSVNQQEKESLLSHLKKEHGGHTDEAPTRLTLQRKTRSTLSVSGTGGKSKNIQVEVRKKRTYVKRSALEEEQRAEEARKAEEEAKRAAEEAAKREAEAQAKREAEEKAKREAEEKRLAEEKAQQSEKQAKRDAVDDSSRQAEEKAKRAAEQQAKKEAEELQRRREEEAKRKAEEESQRQLEEARKMAEINEKNWSKKDQETGAMEQSDYHTTTSTYARAAEDEQDRREEESRRRAKKKKAPSGPKSDDREQRERPMPQRGGRNQRGRGKQQMSKPSSMRHGFDKTATVAKADVVIGETIVVSELANKMAVKAAEVIKVMMKMGAMATINQVIDQETAQLVAEEMGHKVILRKENELEEAVLSDRDENLASVPRAPVVTIMGHVDHGKTSTLDYIRKAHVAAGEAGGITQHIGAYHVETDNGMITFLDTPGHAAFTAMRARGAQATDIVVLVVAADDGVMPQTIEAIQHAKAAGVPLIVAVNKIDKEDANPDNVKNELAQYDVMPEEWGGENMFVHISAKQGTNIDGLLEAILLQAEVLELKAVSEGMAKGVVVESRLDKGRGPVATVLVQEGTLRKGDIVLCGLEYGRVRAMRDELGREIEEAGPSIPVEILGLSGVPSSGDEATVVRDERKAREVALYRQGKFRDVKLARQQKAKLENMFSNMTAGEVAELNVVLKADVQGSVEAIADSLRKLSTEEVKVNIVGSGVGGITETDAVLAAASNAILLGFNVRADASARKTIEAENLDLRYYSIIYQLIDEVKAAMGGMLSPEFKQEIIGLAEVRDVFKSPKLGAIAGCMVTEGTIKRSNPIRVLRDNIVIYEGELESLRRFKDDVQEVKNGYECGIGVKNYNDVRVGDQIEVYEIVEIQRTLD; from the coding sequence ATGTCAGAGGTTTCAATTAAGGCACTTGCCGAAGAAATCGGTACCCCGATTGATCGTTTGCTTCAACAGTTTGCCGATGCTGGTATCAGCAAAAAAGCTGAAGACAGTGTCAATCAACAGGAAAAAGAGTCCCTGTTGAGCCACCTGAAAAAAGAACACGGTGGCCACACTGACGAAGCACCGACCCGCCTGACTCTGCAACGCAAGACCCGAAGCACGCTGAGTGTGTCTGGTACTGGCGGTAAGAGCAAAAACATTCAAGTAGAGGTGCGTAAAAAGCGCACCTATGTCAAGCGCTCAGCCCTAGAGGAAGAGCAACGTGCTGAAGAAGCGCGGAAGGCAGAAGAAGAGGCTAAGCGTGCTGCAGAAGAAGCAGCAAAACGTGAAGCAGAAGCGCAAGCAAAACGCGAAGCGGAAGAAAAAGCCAAGCGTGAAGCGGAAGAAAAGCGCTTAGCAGAAGAGAAAGCCCAGCAGTCAGAGAAGCAAGCGAAACGTGATGCCGTGGATGACAGTTCACGCCAAGCGGAAGAGAAAGCGAAACGTGCTGCTGAGCAACAGGCTAAAAAAGAAGCTGAAGAACTGCAACGCCGCCGGGAAGAGGAAGCCAAGCGTAAAGCCGAGGAAGAAAGTCAGCGTCAGCTAGAAGAGGCACGCAAAATGGCAGAAATCAATGAAAAGAACTGGTCGAAAAAGGACCAGGAAACAGGTGCTATGGAACAATCAGACTACCACACGACCACCTCCACCTATGCCCGTGCGGCGGAAGATGAGCAAGATCGCCGCGAGGAAGAATCTCGCCGTCGAGCGAAGAAGAAAAAGGCGCCAAGCGGCCCTAAAAGTGATGACCGCGAGCAGCGTGAGCGTCCAATGCCTCAACGTGGCGGCCGTAACCAGCGTGGTCGTGGCAAGCAGCAGATGAGCAAGCCTTCATCAATGCGTCACGGTTTTGATAAGACAGCCACAGTTGCGAAAGCAGATGTTGTGATCGGTGAAACCATTGTGGTTTCTGAGCTGGCCAACAAAATGGCAGTGAAAGCGGCTGAAGTCATCAAAGTGATGATGAAAATGGGCGCAATGGCGACCATTAACCAGGTGATTGATCAGGAAACCGCTCAGCTGGTTGCTGAAGAAATGGGTCACAAGGTTATTCTGCGCAAAGAGAACGAGCTGGAAGAAGCGGTACTGTCTGATCGCGATGAGAATCTGGCTTCTGTCCCTCGTGCGCCAGTGGTGACCATCATGGGTCACGTTGACCATGGTAAAACTTCCACACTGGATTACATCCGTAAAGCACACGTTGCAGCCGGCGAAGCTGGTGGTATTACCCAGCACATCGGTGCATACCACGTTGAAACCGACAACGGAATGATCACCTTCCTGGATACACCAGGACACGCCGCGTTTACCGCCATGCGTGCTCGTGGTGCTCAGGCGACAGATATCGTTGTTCTGGTTGTTGCAGCAGACGATGGTGTGATGCCACAGACAATCGAAGCAATCCAGCACGCGAAAGCGGCGGGTGTACCGCTGATCGTTGCTGTGAACAAGATCGATAAAGAAGATGCGAACCCAGACAACGTGAAGAACGAGCTGGCTCAGTACGATGTAATGCCGGAAGAGTGGGGCGGTGAGAACATGTTTGTTCACATCTCTGCGAAACAAGGCACCAACATTGACGGTCTGCTGGAAGCGATTCTGCTGCAAGCGGAAGTCCTGGAGTTGAAAGCCGTTTCTGAAGGCATGGCGAAAGGTGTGGTGGTTGAATCCCGTCTGGATAAAGGCCGTGGTCCGGTTGCGACTGTGCTGGTTCAGGAAGGTACGCTGCGCAAAGGTGATATCGTCCTGTGTGGCCTGGAATATGGTCGTGTTCGTGCGATGCGTGACGAACTGGGTCGTGAAATTGAAGAAGCCGGCCCGTCTATCCCGGTTGAGATTCTGGGTCTGTCCGGTGTACCGTCTTCGGGTGACGAAGCGACAGTGGTGCGCGATGAGCGTAAAGCGCGTGAAGTGGCACTCTACCGTCAAGGGAAGTTCCGCGATGTGAAACTGGCGCGTCAGCAAAAAGCCAAGCTGGAGAACATGTTCTCGAACATGACTGCCGGTGAAGTTGCTGAACTGAACGTGGTCCTGAAAGCTGATGTACAGGGTTCAGTGGAAGCGATTGCTGATTCACTGCGTAAGCTGTCAACGGAAGAAGTGAAAGTGAACATCGTTGGCTCCGGCGTGGGTGGTATCACTGAAACGGATGCCGTACTGGCTGCTGCGTCTAACGCGATTCTGCTGGGCTTTAACGTCCGTGCCGATGCATCTGCCCGTAAGACCATCGAAGCTGAGAACCTGGATCTGCGCTACTATTCCATCATCTATCAGCTGATTGATGAAGTGAAAGCAGCGATGGGTGGCATGCTGTCGCCTGAGTTCAAGCAGGAAATCATCGGTCTGGCTGAAGTGCGTGATGTGTTCAAATCACCGAAACTGGGTGCGATTGCCGGCTGTATGGTGACCGAAGGTACCATCAAGCGTAGCAACCCAATTCGTGTCCTGCGTGATAACATTGTTATTTACGAAGGTGAACTGGAATCACTGCGTCGCTTTAAAGATGACGTACAAGAAGTGAAGAACGGTTACGAGTGTGGTATCGGCGTGAAGAACTATAATGATGTTCGCGTTGGTGACCAGATTGAAGTTTACGAAATCGTTGAAATTCAGCGTACGCTGGATTAA
- the nusA gene encoding transcription termination factor NusA, protein MNKEILAVVEAVSNEKAVPRERIFEALEIALATATKKKYEAEIDVRVAIDRKTGDFDTYRRWKAVDEVTAPTLEITLEAAQYDDDSIELGDYVEEQIDSVTFDRITTQTAKQVIVQKVREAERAQIVEQFIDNEGELITGVVKKVNRDAIIVDLGNNAEAVILREDQLPRENFRPGDRVRGLLYAVRPEARGFQLFMTRSKPEMLSELFRIEVPEIGEEMIELMGAARDPGSRAKIAVKTNDKRIDPVGACVGMRGARVQAVSGELGGERIDIVLWDENPAQYVINAMAPAEVSSIIVDEDNHTMDIAVEKDNLAQAIGRSGQNVRLASMLTGWELNVMTVDDLQKKHQAEAQASIDLFVKYLEIEEEFSIVLVEEGFTSLEEVAYVPVQELMSIDGLDEDTVNELRNRAKEALTTIALAQEESLDGVEPAEDLLSLDGMERELAFKLAAKGICTLEDLADQGTDDLLDIEGLNETSAGELIMAARNICWFSDEA, encoded by the coding sequence ATGAACAAAGAAATCTTGGCTGTCGTTGAAGCGGTATCCAACGAGAAAGCTGTTCCGCGTGAGCGTATCTTCGAAGCACTGGAGATTGCACTGGCAACAGCAACAAAGAAAAAGTACGAAGCAGAAATTGACGTCCGTGTTGCGATCGATCGTAAAACGGGTGACTTCGATACCTACCGTCGCTGGAAAGCTGTGGATGAAGTCACGGCACCAACGCTGGAGATTACTCTGGAAGCGGCCCAGTATGACGATGACAGCATTGAGCTGGGTGATTACGTTGAAGAGCAGATCGATTCTGTGACCTTTGACCGTATCACGACCCAAACGGCAAAGCAGGTGATCGTGCAGAAAGTACGTGAAGCTGAGCGTGCGCAGATTGTTGAACAGTTTATCGATAACGAAGGTGAGCTGATTACAGGCGTGGTGAAGAAAGTGAACCGCGACGCCATTATTGTTGATCTGGGTAATAACGCTGAAGCTGTGATTCTGCGTGAAGACCAGTTGCCGCGTGAAAACTTCCGTCCAGGTGACCGCGTCCGTGGTCTGCTGTATGCTGTGCGCCCGGAAGCACGTGGTTTCCAGTTGTTCATGACGCGTTCCAAGCCAGAAATGCTGTCTGAACTGTTCCGCATCGAAGTGCCGGAAATCGGTGAAGAGATGATCGAACTGATGGGCGCGGCTCGTGATCCTGGCTCTCGTGCCAAGATTGCAGTGAAGACCAATGACAAGCGTATCGACCCGGTTGGCGCCTGTGTTGGTATGCGTGGTGCACGTGTTCAGGCGGTATCCGGTGAGCTGGGTGGCGAACGCATCGATATCGTACTGTGGGACGAAAACCCTGCTCAGTACGTTATCAATGCAATGGCGCCGGCTGAGGTGAGCTCCATCATTGTGGATGAAGACAACCACACCATGGATATCGCGGTTGAGAAAGATAACCTGGCGCAGGCCATCGGCCGTAGCGGACAGAACGTTCGCCTGGCATCGATGCTGACGGGCTGGGAACTGAATGTGATGACTGTAGATGATCTGCAGAAAAAACATCAGGCTGAAGCGCAGGCATCAATTGACCTGTTTGTGAAGTACCTGGAAATCGAGGAAGAATTCTCGATTGTTCTGGTTGAAGAAGGCTTTACCAGCCTGGAAGAAGTCGCTTATGTCCCGGTTCAGGAATTAATGTCAATTGACGGCCTGGACGAAGACACAGTGAACGAATTGCGTAACCGTGCGAAAGAAGCACTGACCACTATTGCCCTTGCCCAGGAAGAGTCTCTGGATGGCGTTGAGCCTGCCGAAGACCTGCTGAGCCTGGATGGTATGGAACGCGAACTGGCGTTCAAACTGGCCGCAAAAGGTATCTGTACGCTGGAAGATCTGGCTGACCAAGGTACTGATGATCTCCTGGACATCGAAGGCCTGAATGAAACCAGCGCGGGTGAATTGATCATGGCTGCCCGTAATATCTGCTGGTTCAGCGACGAAGCATAA
- the rimP gene encoding ribosome maturation factor RimP: MTALEMQLTELLEAPVTALGYELVGLEFIRAGEHSTLRVFIDHENGITVDDCADVSRQISAVMDVEDPITVAYNLEVSSPGLDRPLFKAAHYEQFIGHEVSLVLKMAMNNRRKWKGDIVAVDGELVTLNVKGDEETFALSNIAKANLVPKF, translated from the coding sequence TTGACCGCTTTAGAGATGCAACTAACTGAACTATTGGAAGCGCCAGTCACTGCCTTGGGCTATGAACTGGTGGGTCTGGAGTTTATTCGTGCGGGTGAACATTCCACATTGCGTGTGTTCATTGACCACGAAAACGGTATCACAGTCGATGATTGTGCCGATGTGAGCCGTCAGATCAGTGCAGTGATGGATGTAGAAGATCCGATTACTGTTGCTTATAACCTGGAGGTTTCATCCCCGGGTCTGGATCGTCCGCTGTTTAAAGCGGCACATTATGAGCAGTTTATTGGCCACGAGGTCAGCCTGGTCCTGAAAATGGCGATGAACAATCGCCGTAAGTGGAAAGGTGACATTGTTGCCGTTGACGGCGAGCTGGTCACGTTGAACGTGAAAGGCGATGAAGAAACCTTTGCGCTTAGCAATATTGCCAAAGCCAACCTGGTTCCAAAATTCTAA